A genome region from Alkalimarinus coralli includes the following:
- a CDS encoding fumarate hydratase, with protein sequence MTIIRQNDLIESVADALQFISYYHPVDFVKGVHEAYLKEESPAAKDAMAQILINSRMSAEGHRPICQDTGIVTVFVKVGMNVQWDADMSVDDMINEGVRRAYTHPDNVLRASILDDPAGARKNTKDNTPAVIHYEIVPGDTVDVQVAAKGGGSENKSKMVMLNPSDSIVDWVVKTVPTMGAGWCPPGMLGIGIGGTAEKAAVMAKESLMDPIDIHELRERGPKNRVEELRLEIMDKVNELGIGAQGLGGLTTVLDIKIKDYPTHAASLPVAMIPNCAATRHAHFVLDGSGPSLQKAPSLEDWPEITMTEGANTRRVNLNTVTREEIAEWQPGDTLLLSGKMLTGRDAAHKKMVEMLANGEQLPVDLKDRFIYYVGPVDPIKGEAVGPAGPTTATRMDKFTHTMLEQTGLMGMIGKAERGQVAIDAIKEFGAVYLMAVGGAAYLVSKAIKSAEVVAFPELGMEAIYEFDVENMPVSVAVDTKGSSVHQTAPQIWHDKIIAAKSVS encoded by the coding sequence ATGACAATTATTCGCCAAAATGACCTTATAGAGAGCGTAGCTGATGCGCTTCAGTTTATTTCATATTACCACCCGGTTGATTTTGTTAAAGGGGTGCATGAGGCCTATTTAAAGGAAGAGTCTCCGGCGGCTAAAGACGCGATGGCTCAGATCCTGATTAACTCTCGAATGTCAGCAGAAGGGCATCGCCCAATCTGTCAGGATACTGGTATCGTGACCGTCTTTGTTAAAGTCGGAATGAACGTCCAGTGGGACGCTGATATGAGCGTTGATGATATGATCAACGAAGGTGTGCGCAGAGCGTATACTCATCCAGATAACGTGCTGAGGGCATCTATTCTTGATGACCCGGCAGGTGCCCGAAAAAACACTAAAGATAATACGCCAGCTGTCATTCATTACGAGATTGTTCCCGGTGATACGGTTGATGTTCAGGTAGCGGCGAAAGGTGGCGGTTCTGAGAACAAATCAAAAATGGTGATGTTGAACCCAAGTGACAGCATTGTTGACTGGGTCGTTAAAACGGTACCTACCATGGGGGCTGGTTGGTGCCCGCCGGGTATGTTGGGTATAGGTATTGGTGGTACTGCAGAAAAAGCGGCGGTAATGGCTAAAGAATCATTAATGGATCCCATTGATATCCATGAATTGCGCGAGCGCGGCCCTAAAAACAGAGTCGAAGAACTTCGACTTGAAATTATGGATAAGGTCAACGAGTTGGGTATTGGTGCTCAGGGCTTGGGTGGTTTGACGACCGTGCTTGATATTAAAATCAAGGATTACCCAACTCACGCAGCTTCATTGCCTGTGGCTATGATTCCTAACTGCGCTGCAACCCGTCATGCTCATTTTGTGCTGGATGGCAGTGGCCCATCGTTGCAGAAAGCGCCTAGTTTGGAAGACTGGCCAGAGATTACCATGACCGAGGGCGCAAACACTCGCCGTGTTAATCTCAATACTGTGACCCGTGAAGAAATTGCAGAATGGCAGCCCGGTGATACGCTCCTACTGTCTGGTAAAATGTTGACAGGGCGCGATGCGGCGCATAAGAAGATGGTAGAGATGCTGGCGAATGGTGAGCAGCTGCCAGTCGACTTAAAAGATCGTTTTATCTATTACGTCGGACCGGTTGACCCGATTAAGGGTGAGGCGGTAGGTCCTGCAGGGCCGACAACGGCAACCCGTATGGATAAGTTTACTCATACAATGCTTGAACAGACCGGTTTGATGGGGATGATCGGTAAGGCAGAGCGAGGCCAGGTTGCGATTGATGCGATTAAGGAGTTTGGCGCGGTTTACTTGATGGCCGTCGGTGGTGCTGCATACTTGGTGTCTAAGGCGATTAAGTCAGCAGAAGTGGTTGCGTTCCCTGAGCTGGGAATGGAAGCGATCTACGAGTTCGATGTAGAGAATATGCCGGTTTCTGTTGCGGTTGATACCAAAGGAAGCTCTGTGCACCAGACTGCGCCACAGATATGGCATGACAAAATTATAGCGGCTAAGTCGGTTAGTTAG